In Streptomyces dangxiongensis, one DNA window encodes the following:
- a CDS encoding GNAT family N-acetyltransferase — MFEGRLVRLRALRADDLGAQLRWRNDPEVAHWATGGHPHFGPVSREAVERFHEARLREDPRDGATFTVEELDGGRPIGMADYRDLDAFAGRATVGITIGERDRWGGGHGSEALRLLLGHLFGACRLRRVELDTWSGNERALRAFRRLGFVEEGRRRAAVRVGEEWYDTVEFGLLREDWAASGALLQQP; from the coding sequence ATGTTCGAAGGCAGACTCGTACGACTCCGCGCCCTGCGCGCCGACGACCTGGGCGCCCAGCTCCGCTGGCGCAACGACCCGGAGGTGGCGCACTGGGCGACCGGGGGCCACCCGCACTTCGGCCCGGTGTCCCGGGAGGCCGTGGAGCGCTTCCACGAGGCCCGGCTGCGCGAGGATCCGCGGGACGGGGCCACCTTCACGGTCGAGGAGCTGGACGGCGGACGGCCCATCGGCATGGCCGACTACCGCGACCTGGACGCGTTCGCGGGGCGGGCGACGGTCGGCATCACCATCGGGGAGCGGGACCGCTGGGGCGGCGGCCACGGCTCCGAGGCGCTGCGGCTGCTGCTCGGCCATCTGTTCGGGGCCTGCCGGCTGCGCCGGGTCGAGCTGGACACCTGGAGCGGGAACGAGCGCGCCCTGCGGGCCTTCCGGCGCCTCGGCTTCGTGGAGGAGGGGCGCCGGCGGGCCGCCGTACGGGTGGGCGAGGAGTGGTACGACACCGTGGAGTTCGGCCTCCTCCGCGAGGACTGGGCGGCCTCAGGCGCCCTCCTTCAGCAGCCGTGA
- a CDS encoding P-II family nitrogen regulator: MKLITAIVKPYRLDEVKTALQELGVHGLTVTEASGYGRQRGHTEVYRGAEYRVDLVPKVRIEVVVEDAVADDVIDAIVGAAHTGKIGDGKVWAVPVETVVRVRTGERGPDAL, encoded by the coding sequence ATGAAGCTCATCACCGCGATCGTCAAGCCGTACCGTCTGGACGAGGTCAAGACCGCCCTCCAGGAACTGGGGGTGCACGGTCTGACCGTGACCGAGGCGAGCGGGTACGGCCGGCAGCGTGGTCACACCGAGGTGTACCGGGGGGCCGAGTACCGCGTCGACCTGGTGCCGAAGGTGCGCATCGAGGTCGTGGTGGAGGACGCGGTCGCCGACGACGTGATCGACGCGATCGTCGGGGCCGCGCACACCGGGAAGATCGGGGACGGCAAGGTATGGGCCGTCCCCGTGGAGACGGTCGTGCGGGTACGGACCGGCGAGCGCGGCCCCGACGCGCTCTGA
- a CDS encoding hemolysin family protein yields the protein MSVQIVVGAIALVVVAWLAACAEAGLARVSSFRAEEAVKSGRRGSAKLAQLAADPTRYLNLALLVRVACEMAAAALVTYACLKEFTATWQALLVAIGVMVLVSYVAVGVSPRTIGRQHPLNTATAAAYVLLPLARVMGPIPSLLILIGNALTPGRGFRRGPFASEAELRALVDLAEKESLIEDEERRMVHSVFELGDTLVREVMVPRTDLVVIERYKTIRQALTLALRSGFSRIPVTGESEDDIVGIVYLKDLVRKTHISRDAEGDLVSTAMRPAVFVPDTKNAGDLLREMQKERNHVAVVIDEYGGTAGIVTIEDILEEIVGEITDEYDRELPPVEDLGDDRFRVTARLDITDLGELYGLDEYDDEDVETVGGLLAKALGRVPIAGASAEVDLPDGRRLQLTAEAAAGRRNKIVTVLVEPLPVAVAGEGRTG from the coding sequence ATGTCCGTGCAGATCGTGGTCGGCGCGATCGCGCTGGTCGTCGTCGCCTGGCTCGCCGCCTGCGCCGAGGCGGGCCTGGCGCGGGTCTCCAGCTTCCGCGCCGAGGAGGCCGTCAAGTCCGGCCGCCGGGGCAGCGCCAAGCTCGCCCAGCTCGCCGCCGACCCCACCCGCTACCTCAACCTTGCCCTGCTGGTCCGTGTCGCCTGCGAGATGGCGGCGGCGGCCCTGGTGACCTACGCCTGCCTCAAGGAGTTCACGGCCACCTGGCAGGCGCTGCTCGTCGCCATCGGCGTGATGGTGCTCGTGTCGTACGTCGCCGTCGGCGTCTCCCCGCGCACCATCGGCCGGCAGCATCCGCTGAACACGGCGACCGCGGCGGCCTACGTGCTGCTGCCGCTCGCCCGCGTGATGGGCCCGATCCCCTCGCTGCTGATCCTCATCGGCAACGCGCTGACCCCCGGCCGGGGCTTCCGGCGCGGCCCCTTCGCCTCCGAGGCGGAGCTGCGCGCGCTGGTCGACCTCGCCGAGAAGGAGTCGCTGATCGAGGACGAGGAGCGCCGCATGGTGCACTCGGTCTTCGAGCTGGGCGACACCCTGGTCCGCGAGGTGATGGTGCCGCGCACCGACCTCGTGGTGATCGAGCGGTACAAGACCATCCGGCAGGCCCTCACCCTCGCCCTGCGCTCCGGGTTCTCCCGGATCCCGGTCACCGGGGAGAGCGAGGACGACATCGTCGGGATCGTGTATCTGAAGGACCTGGTCCGCAAGACGCACATCAGCCGGGACGCGGAGGGCGACCTGGTGTCCACGGCCATGCGTCCGGCCGTCTTCGTGCCCGACACCAAGAACGCCGGCGACCTGCTGCGCGAGATGCAGAAGGAACGCAACCACGTCGCCGTCGTCATCGACGAGTACGGCGGCACCGCCGGGATCGTCACCATCGAGGACATCCTGGAGGAGATCGTCGGCGAGATCACCGACGAGTACGACCGGGAACTCCCGCCGGTCGAGGACCTCGGCGACGACCGCTTCCGGGTCACCGCCCGTCTGGACATCACCGACCTCGGCGAGCTGTACGGCCTGGACGAGTACGACGACGAGGACGTGGAGACCGTCGGCGGGCTGCTCGCCAAGGCGCTCGGCCGGGTGCCCATCGCCGGCGCGTCCGCCGAGGTCGACCTGCCCGACGGGCGCCGGCTCCAGCTTACGGCGGAGGCCGCGGCCGGACGCCGGAACAAGATCGTCACGGTCCTGGTGGAGCCGCTCCCCGTGGCCGTCGCCGGGGAGGGCCGGACCGGATGA
- a CDS encoding NAD-dependent epimerase/dehydratase family protein, translating into MLTLITGATGQVGRGFAARLLAQARPGERVRVIVRDEARAASLAAGGAEVVVGDLRDTDALGKALTGVDAVVNIAASFRGVPDEEVWAVNRDAALELGRAARSFGVHRFVQASTILVYGVGRGRPLVEDDPTVPGGGPLWTAYPQSKAEAERGLLELDGLDVRVGRLAFVYGEGDPHLPGITRWTASQPATKRHHLVHVADAAQGLTRLLYAPGAGGRIHNIADDAPVTVLEIHQLLGVEPPADGPDPDPWYAIASTDRIRRELGYRPLFPTLWSARDAGAL; encoded by the coding sequence ATGCTGACCCTGATCACCGGTGCCACCGGACAGGTGGGACGCGGCTTCGCCGCCCGGCTGCTCGCCCAGGCCCGGCCCGGGGAGCGGGTCCGGGTGATCGTCCGTGACGAGGCCCGCGCCGCCTCCCTCGCCGCGGGCGGCGCCGAGGTCGTCGTCGGCGACCTGCGCGACACCGACGCCCTCGGCAAGGCGCTCACCGGGGTGGACGCCGTCGTCAACATCGCGGCCTCCTTCCGGGGCGTGCCCGACGAGGAGGTGTGGGCGGTCAACCGGGACGCCGCGCTGGAGCTGGGCCGGGCGGCCCGCAGCTTCGGGGTGCACCGGTTCGTGCAGGCCAGCACCATCCTGGTGTACGGCGTCGGGCGCGGACGGCCGCTGGTCGAGGACGACCCGACCGTGCCGGGCGGCGGCCCGCTGTGGACGGCCTACCCGCAGTCCAAGGCGGAGGCCGAACGCGGTCTGCTGGAGCTGGACGGGCTGGACGTCCGGGTGGGCCGTCTCGCCTTCGTCTACGGCGAGGGCGACCCGCACCTGCCCGGCATCACCCGCTGGACCGCGTCCCAGCCGGCCACCAAGCGGCACCACCTGGTGCATGTCGCCGACGCCGCCCAGGGGCTGACGCGCCTGCTGTACGCCCCCGGTGCCGGCGGCCGGATCCACAACATCGCCGACGACGCCCCGGTGACGGTGCTGGAGATCCATCAGCTTCTCGGCGTGGAGCCGCCGGCGGACGGCCCCGACCCCGACCCCTGGTACGCGATCGCCTCCACCGACCGCATCCGCCGCGAACTGGGCTACCGGCCGCTGTTCCCGACCCTGTGGAGCGCCCGCGACGCCGGTGCCCTGTAG
- a CDS encoding helix-turn-helix transcriptional regulator, whose protein sequence is MSRRARVSPEDAGLPGGGGRRRTPGLRREEVAVLAGVGASWYQWLEQGRDISVSPQVLDAVARVLRLSDAERRHLYLLAGTNPPAPQVVPGRADMCDGLRRLIDTWMPYPAHIMDPYYNCVMYNDAASLVLGMRPDTTQNCLVDFFTDPLYRSRSNSWERNARTVVAQFRAACAARPDDEGFQAVLAEVSASSPEFRALWAERDIEDQGQVRKELGHPLVGLLVVESTVMKVPARPDLMIVLHTPLDEANTAAKLEWLASPEGRRGAMYPVAG, encoded by the coding sequence ATGAGCAGGCGGGCCCGGGTCAGTCCCGAGGACGCCGGGCTGCCGGGCGGCGGGGGCCGGCGCCGCACGCCCGGGCTGCGCCGGGAGGAGGTCGCCGTGCTCGCAGGCGTGGGCGCCTCCTGGTACCAGTGGCTGGAGCAGGGGCGGGACATCTCCGTCTCGCCGCAGGTCCTCGACGCCGTCGCCCGGGTGCTGCGGTTGAGCGACGCCGAGCGCCGGCACCTGTATCTGCTGGCCGGTACGAACCCGCCCGCGCCCCAGGTCGTGCCCGGGAGGGCGGACATGTGCGACGGGCTGCGGCGGCTGATCGACACCTGGATGCCGTACCCGGCCCACATCATGGACCCGTACTACAACTGCGTGATGTACAACGACGCGGCGTCGCTGGTCCTCGGCATGCGGCCGGACACCACCCAGAACTGCCTCGTCGACTTCTTCACCGATCCGCTGTACCGCTCGCGCAGCAACAGTTGGGAGCGCAACGCGCGTACGGTCGTGGCGCAGTTCAGGGCCGCGTGCGCGGCCCGGCCGGACGACGAGGGGTTCCAGGCGGTGCTCGCCGAGGTGTCGGCGAGCAGCCCGGAGTTCAGGGCGCTGTGGGCCGAGCGGGACATCGAGGACCAGGGGCAGGTCCGCAAGGAGCTGGGCCATCCCCTGGTCGGGCTGTTGGTCGTGGAGTCCACGGTGATGAAGGTGCCGGCCCGCCCCGATCTGATGATCGTGCTGCACACGCCGCTGGACGAGGCGAACACCGCGGCCAAACTGGAGTGGCTGGCCTCGCCGGAGGGCCGCCGGGGAGCGATGTACCCCGTGGCCGGATGA
- a CDS encoding ammonium transporter has translation MTLAAPHVDTGDTAWLLAATALVLLMTPGLALFYGGMVRTKSVLNMLMMSFVSIALVTVVWLAAGYSLAFGDDSFGGLIGGLGHAGMSGLGPDSVHGSVPTLLFATFQLTFAVVTAALISGAVADRTRFAAWLVFVPVWTLLVYVPVTHWVWGPGGWIMERLGALDFAGGLPVEITSGASGLALCLVLGPRLGFKRDAMRPHNLPMVMLGAGLLWFGWFGFNAGSALGANGLAAAAFLNTLAAGCTGLLGWLFVEQRRDGHPTTLGAASGAVAGLVAITPSCGTVSVLGALAVGLAAGVVCSYAVSWKFRLNYDDSLDVVGVHLVGGVIGTLLIGLFAEKAMTGGPQGLFYGGGLAPFGKQLLAVVVVAGYAFAVTYGLGKLIDRVLGFRASEEQEHTGLDLTVHAETAYDHGVLGHGAPVSASVLSSGQKVSNQA, from the coding sequence GTGACCCTGGCCGCACCCCACGTCGACACCGGCGACACCGCCTGGCTGCTCGCCGCCACCGCCCTCGTCCTGCTGATGACCCCGGGCCTCGCCCTGTTCTACGGCGGCATGGTCCGCACCAAGAGCGTCCTCAACATGCTGATGATGAGCTTCGTGTCGATCGCCCTGGTCACGGTGGTGTGGCTGGCGGCCGGCTACTCCCTGGCCTTCGGGGACGACTCCTTCGGCGGACTGATCGGCGGCCTGGGACACGCCGGCATGAGCGGGCTCGGCCCCGACAGCGTCCACGGCTCGGTGCCGACACTGCTCTTCGCGACCTTCCAGCTTACCTTCGCGGTCGTCACGGCCGCGCTGATCAGCGGCGCGGTCGCCGACCGCACGCGGTTCGCGGCGTGGCTGGTCTTCGTACCGGTGTGGACCCTGCTCGTCTACGTGCCGGTCACCCACTGGGTGTGGGGTCCCGGCGGCTGGATCATGGAGCGGCTCGGCGCCCTCGACTTCGCCGGCGGTCTGCCCGTCGAGATCACCTCCGGCGCCTCCGGACTGGCCCTGTGCCTGGTCCTCGGGCCGCGGCTGGGCTTCAAGAGGGACGCCATGCGCCCGCACAACCTGCCGATGGTGATGCTCGGCGCGGGTCTGCTGTGGTTCGGCTGGTTCGGCTTCAACGCGGGTTCCGCGCTCGGCGCGAACGGCCTCGCCGCCGCCGCGTTCCTCAACACGCTCGCCGCCGGCTGCACCGGCCTGCTCGGCTGGCTCTTCGTCGAGCAGCGGCGCGACGGCCACCCGACCACCCTGGGCGCGGCGTCCGGCGCGGTGGCGGGCCTGGTCGCGATCACCCCCTCGTGCGGGACGGTCTCCGTGCTGGGCGCGCTCGCCGTGGGCCTGGCCGCCGGTGTCGTCTGCTCGTACGCGGTGAGCTGGAAGTTCCGGCTGAACTACGACGACTCCCTCGACGTCGTCGGTGTGCACCTGGTCGGCGGGGTCATCGGCACGCTGCTGATCGGCCTGTTCGCCGAGAAGGCGATGACCGGCGGCCCCCAGGGGCTGTTCTACGGCGGCGGGCTCGCCCCGTTCGGGAAACAGCTTCTCGCCGTGGTGGTCGTCGCGGGGTACGCGTTCGCGGTGACGTACGGACTCGGGAAACTGATCGACCGGGTGCTGGGCTTCCGGGCGAGCGAGGAGCAGGAGCACACCGGCCTGGACCTTACCGTGCACGCCGAGACGGCATACGATCACGGTGTACTGGGCCACGGCGCCCCGGTCAGCGCCTCCGTCCTCTCCTCCGGCCAGAAGGTCAGCAACCAGGCATGA
- a CDS encoding helix-turn-helix transcriptional regulator, which translates to MNRAELADFLRRGRARLEPADVGLAPGARRRTPGLRREEVAALAGMSVDYYTRLEQRRGPRPSRQMLTALARALRLTDDERDHLFHLVGEEPPRRDAATAHVRPGLLLVLDRLYDSPAQVVTDCGAVLAQNALAKALVGDASARPVRERNLTRRFFLDPTARALFPPEDLPGHARDHVANLRAVAASRPDDPEPATLVAELRAGSEEFARLWTEHEVSRRRPAVKRFLHPVVGLLELDCEVLLSHGGRNQLVLHTARPGTESHDRLQLLRVVGTQDMRPGTTPLGGTRGTAP; encoded by the coding sequence GTGAACCGAGCCGAACTCGCCGACTTCCTGCGCCGTGGCCGCGCCCGCCTGGAACCGGCCGACGTGGGCCTCGCGCCCGGCGCCCGCCGCCGTACCCCCGGACTGCGCCGGGAGGAGGTGGCCGCGCTGGCCGGGATGTCGGTGGACTACTACACGCGGCTGGAGCAGCGCCGGGGTCCGCGCCCGTCCCGGCAGATGCTCACGGCGCTGGCCCGCGCGCTGCGGCTGACCGACGACGAACGCGACCACCTCTTCCACCTGGTGGGCGAGGAGCCGCCGCGCCGGGACGCGGCCACGGCGCACGTCCGGCCGGGGCTGCTGCTCGTCCTGGACCGGCTGTACGACTCACCGGCGCAGGTGGTCACGGACTGCGGCGCGGTGCTGGCGCAGAACGCGCTGGCGAAGGCGCTGGTCGGCGACGCGTCGGCCCGCCCGGTGCGCGAGCGGAACCTGACCCGGCGGTTCTTCCTGGACCCCACGGCCCGCGCGCTCTTCCCGCCCGAGGACCTCCCGGGGCACGCCCGTGACCACGTGGCCAACCTGCGCGCGGTGGCGGCGTCCCGGCCCGACGACCCGGAGCCGGCCACCCTCGTGGCCGAACTGCGGGCAGGGAGCGAGGAGTTCGCGCGGCTGTGGACCGAGCACGAGGTGTCCCGGCGCCGCCCGGCCGTCAAACGTTTCCTGCACCCGGTGGTGGGCCTGCTGGAACTGGACTGCGAGGTCCTGCTCAGCCACGGCGGGCGGAACCAGCTCGTCCTGCACACGGCCCGCCCGGGCACGGAGTCCCATGACCGCCTCCAGCTACTGCGGGTGGTGGGCACGCAGGACATGCGGCCGGGCACCACCCCGCTGGGCGGCACCCGGGGTACTGCCCCCTGA
- a CDS encoding MFS transporter: protein MAIDTTTRPTTPADAPLGTPRLSTRDRLVLFVLCAAQFMVALDFSVLNVALPELGSDLGMSRSALQWAVTAFALPSGGFLLLFGRIGDLYGRRRLFLAGLSLFGAASLLATLAWDPASFLAGRALQGLGAAAIVPAGMSLLTTTFPEGPARDRALGISGTLLSLGFTVGMVAGGVLTDAFGWRSTMALLTVFALLVLPLAPSLLPESRTPDRPRLDVPGAVTVTTGLLSLIYALSTAADHGFGRADVITALAAGLLLLTAFTVVESRSAAPLVSLPMLRRRTVAWGNVGGLVTFSMMSTVVFVLTLYLQEVLRLSAFETGLVFGVQGVLSAVAGSLAAKVIGRFGARRTLVGSLAGQGALIAALLLLNAHTWSVWLATAALSLASMCHLGAIVSYGLTVTSGVADEEQGLATGLVTSTQQVGITVGIPVLGVLATTSGDLLAGVHTVLALDAAVVLAAAVLVGLGLRRDRSGN from the coding sequence ATGGCGATCGACACCACCACCCGACCCACCACTCCCGCGGACGCGCCGCTCGGCACCCCCCGGCTGTCGACGCGCGACAGGCTCGTCCTGTTCGTGCTGTGCGCGGCCCAGTTCATGGTCGCGCTGGACTTCTCCGTCCTCAACGTGGCCCTGCCGGAGCTGGGTTCGGACCTCGGCATGAGCCGCTCCGCCCTCCAGTGGGCGGTCACCGCGTTCGCACTGCCCTCCGGCGGCTTCCTGCTCCTCTTCGGCCGCATCGGCGACCTGTACGGCCGCCGCCGGCTGTTCCTGGCCGGCCTGTCCCTGTTCGGCGCGGCCTCGCTGCTGGCGACCCTGGCCTGGGACCCGGCGTCCTTCCTGGCCGGGCGGGCCCTGCAGGGTCTCGGCGCGGCGGCGATCGTCCCGGCCGGCATGTCCCTGCTGACCACGACCTTCCCTGAGGGCCCGGCCCGCGACCGCGCCCTCGGCATCTCCGGCACGCTGCTCTCGCTGGGCTTCACCGTCGGCATGGTCGCGGGCGGTGTGCTGACCGACGCGTTCGGCTGGCGCTCCACGATGGCCCTCCTCACGGTGTTCGCGCTGCTCGTGCTGCCGCTGGCCCCGAGCCTGCTGCCGGAGTCGCGCACCCCGGACCGCCCGCGCCTGGACGTGCCCGGCGCGGTCACCGTCACCACCGGTCTGCTGTCGCTGATCTACGCCCTGTCCACGGCCGCCGACCACGGCTTCGGCCGCGCGGACGTCATCACGGCACTCGCCGCCGGCCTGCTGCTGCTGACCGCGTTCACGGTCGTGGAGTCCCGCTCGGCGGCCCCCCTGGTCTCCCTGCCCATGCTGCGCCGGCGCACGGTGGCCTGGGGCAACGTGGGCGGTCTGGTCACCTTCTCGATGATGTCGACGGTCGTCTTCGTCCTGACCCTGTACCTCCAGGAGGTCCTGCGCCTGTCGGCCTTCGAGACCGGCCTCGTCTTCGGCGTCCAGGGCGTGCTGTCGGCCGTCGCCGGCAGCCTCGCCGCCAAGGTGATCGGCCGCTTCGGCGCCCGCCGCACGCTGGTCGGCTCGCTGGCGGGTCAGGGCGCGCTGATCGCGGCCCTGCTGCTGCTGAACGCCCACACCTGGTCGGTGTGGCTCGCCACGGCCGCCTTGTCCCTGGCGAGCATGTGCCACCTGGGCGCGATCGTCTCGTACGGCCTGACCGTCACCTCCGGTGTCGCGGACGAGGAACAGGGCCTGGCCACCGGCCTGGTGACCTCCACCCAGCAGGTCGGCATCACGGTCGGCATCCCGGTGCTGGGCGTCCTGGCCACCACCTCGGGCGACCTGCTGGCGGGCGTCCACACGGTCCTCGCCCTCGACGCGGCGGTCGTCCTGGCCGCCGCCGTCCTGGTCGGCCTGGGCCTGCGCCGCGACCGGTCCGGCAACTGA
- a CDS encoding GH1 family beta-glucosidase — MATDAGTPRPAAPSPGAPVPRFPDGFLWGVSTSAHQIEGAAGQREASVWDVFTAEPGRVKDGSTAAVACDHYHRYAEDVALLAGLGVDAYRFSVSWPRVNSPGGLDFYDRLVDELCAAGVRPVPTLFHWDLPASLDWLRRDTAERFAAYVAVVAERLGDRVGTWITLNEPAEHTLLGHALGVHAPGRQLLFDALPAAHHQLLAHGLAVRALRAAGATDIGIANSHGPTWPASGDPADTEAAGFHDLLLNRLFAEPVILGQYPQGMGALMPGDVETDLLVIAEPVDWYGVNYYAPTRVGAPRGGATEYGGVTLPAGLPFSVREIEGRPVTDFGWPVVPEGLTQLLTGFRDRYGDRLPPVVITENGCSYEGLDDQERIAYLDGHIRALHTAVTAGVDVRGYFVWSLLDNFEWAEGYARRFGLVHVDRETLRRTPKASYHWFRDLLRAQR, encoded by the coding sequence ATGGCGACTGACGCAGGTACTCCCCGCCCGGCGGCCCCGAGCCCCGGTGCTCCGGTCCCGCGGTTCCCGGACGGCTTCCTGTGGGGGGTGTCGACCTCGGCGCACCAGATCGAGGGAGCGGCCGGACAGCGGGAGGCGTCCGTCTGGGACGTGTTCACGGCCGAGCCGGGCCGGGTGAAGGACGGCTCGACGGCGGCGGTGGCCTGCGACCACTACCACCGCTACGCCGAGGACGTGGCACTCCTCGCCGGCCTCGGCGTGGACGCCTACCGCTTCTCCGTCTCCTGGCCCCGGGTGAACTCCCCCGGCGGCCTGGACTTCTACGACCGGCTGGTGGACGAGCTGTGCGCGGCGGGCGTACGGCCCGTGCCCACCCTGTTCCACTGGGACCTGCCCGCCTCGCTGGACTGGCTCCGGCGGGACACCGCCGAGCGGTTCGCCGCGTACGTGGCGGTCGTCGCCGAACGGCTCGGGGACCGCGTCGGCACCTGGATCACCCTCAACGAGCCCGCCGAACACACCCTGCTGGGCCATGCCCTGGGCGTCCACGCACCGGGCAGGCAGCTCCTCTTCGACGCCCTCCCGGCCGCCCACCACCAGCTCCTCGCCCACGGCCTCGCGGTTCGGGCCCTGCGCGCGGCCGGCGCGACCGACATCGGCATCGCCAACTCCCACGGCCCGACCTGGCCGGCCTCCGGCGATCCGGCGGACACGGAGGCGGCCGGCTTCCACGACCTGCTGCTCAACCGACTGTTCGCCGAACCGGTCATCCTCGGGCAGTACCCGCAGGGGATGGGCGCGCTGATGCCCGGTGACGTGGAGACCGACCTGCTCGTCATCGCCGAACCCGTCGACTGGTACGGCGTCAACTACTACGCCCCGACCCGGGTGGGCGCCCCCCGAGGCGGCGCCACCGAGTACGGCGGGGTGACACTGCCCGCCGGGCTCCCCTTCTCCGTGCGGGAGATCGAGGGACGGCCGGTGACCGACTTCGGCTGGCCGGTGGTGCCCGAGGGACTGACCCAACTGCTGACCGGCTTCCGCGACCGCTACGGCGACCGGCTCCCGCCCGTCGTCATCACCGAGAACGGCTGCTCCTACGAGGGCCTCGACGACCAGGAACGCATCGCCTACCTGGACGGCCACATCCGGGCGCTGCACACCGCGGTGACCGCCGGGGTCGACGTGCGCGGTTACTTCGTGTGGTCCCTGCTGGACAACTTCGAGTGGGCGGAGGGCTACGCCCGCCGGTTCGGGCTCGTCCACGTGGACCGCGAGACGCTGCGGCGCACGCCCAAGGCCTCCTACCACTGGTTCAGAGACCTCCTGCGGGCGCAGAGGTGA
- the era gene encoding GTPase Era yields MSVRTQSSEQPAETIHRAGFACFVGRPNAGKSTLTNALVGQKVAITSNRPQTTRHTVRGIVHRPDAQLILVDTPGLHKPRTLLGERLNDVVRTTWAEVDVIGFCLPADQKIGPGDRFIAKELAGIRKTPKIAVVTKTDLVDSKTLAEQLIAIDQMSKELGFEWAEIVPVSAVGSKQVDLLADLLVPLLPESPALYPEGDLTDEPEQVMVAELIREAALEGVRDELPHSIAVVVEEMLPREDRPADRPLLDIHANVYIERPSQKGIIIGPKGKRLKEVGIRSRQQIEALLGTPVFLDLHVKVAKDWQRDPKQLRKLGF; encoded by the coding sequence ATGAGTGTTCGTACCCAGTCATCCGAGCAGCCGGCGGAGACCATCCACCGCGCCGGCTTCGCCTGCTTCGTGGGCCGGCCCAACGCGGGCAAGTCCACCCTCACGAACGCTCTGGTCGGGCAGAAGGTGGCGATCACCTCCAACCGCCCCCAGACGACCCGGCACACCGTGCGGGGCATCGTGCACCGCCCGGACGCGCAGTTGATCCTGGTGGACACCCCCGGGCTGCACAAGCCGCGCACGCTGCTCGGCGAGCGCCTCAACGACGTGGTCCGCACCACGTGGGCCGAGGTCGACGTGATCGGCTTCTGCCTGCCCGCCGACCAGAAGATCGGCCCCGGTGACCGCTTCATCGCCAAGGAACTCGCGGGCATCCGGAAGACCCCCAAGATCGCCGTCGTCACCAAGACGGACCTCGTCGACAGCAAGACCCTCGCCGAGCAGCTGATCGCCATCGACCAGATGAGCAAGGAGCTGGGCTTCGAGTGGGCCGAGATCGTCCCGGTGTCGGCGGTCGGGTCCAAGCAGGTCGACCTGCTCGCCGACCTGCTGGTCCCCCTCCTGCCGGAAAGCCCCGCGCTCTACCCCGAGGGCGACCTCACGGACGAGCCCGAGCAGGTGATGGTGGCCGAGCTGATCCGCGAGGCCGCGCTGGAGGGCGTCCGCGACGAACTGCCGCACTCCATCGCGGTGGTCGTGGAGGAGATGCTGCCCCGCGAGGACCGTCCCGCCGACCGCCCGCTGCTGGACATCCACGCCAACGTCTACATCGAACGCCCCAGCCAGAAGGGCATCATCATCGGCCCCAAGGGCAAGCGCCTGAAGGAGGTCGGCATCAGGTCCCGCCAGCAGATCGAGGCGCTCCTGGGCACGCCGGTCTTCCTGGACCTGCACGTCAAGGTGGCCAAGGACTGGCAGCGCGACCCCAAGCAGCTACGCAAGCTGGGCTTCTAG
- a CDS encoding cytidine/deoxycytidylate deaminase family protein → MTESNALDPEDRKIVTLARSARARNGVPEGAAVRDETGRTYVAGSVELASLSLSALRTAVAMAVASGATSLEAAAVVSDAESVPAADLAAVADLGGAGTPVLLAGADGTVRLTVPAG, encoded by the coding sequence ATGACCGAGAGCAACGCGCTTGACCCCGAAGACCGCAAGATCGTCACCCTGGCCCGCTCGGCGCGGGCCCGCAACGGTGTGCCCGAGGGGGCGGCCGTACGGGACGAGACCGGGCGGACCTACGTCGCCGGGTCGGTGGAGCTGGCCTCGCTGAGCCTCAGCGCCCTGCGCACCGCCGTGGCGATGGCCGTGGCGTCCGGCGCGACGTCGCTGGAGGCGGCGGCCGTGGTGAGCGACGCGGAGTCCGTGCCGGCCGCCGACCTGGCCGCCGTAGCCGATCTCGGCGGTGCGGGAACGCCGGTGCTGCTCGCCGGCGCCGACGGAACGGTCCGCCTCACCGTCCCCGCCGGCTGA
- a CDS encoding MmcQ/YjbR family DNA-binding protein, whose amino-acid sequence MTPQELRAFCLSFGAAVEDFPFSPEISVFKVLGKMFALTNLDARPLTVNLKCDPEDAIRLRGEHEGLIVPGWHMNKRHWNTVTADAALPDRLVKELVEDSYDLVVAGLPRSERLRLDRP is encoded by the coding sequence ATGACCCCCCAGGAGCTGCGCGCCTTCTGCCTGTCCTTCGGCGCGGCCGTGGAGGACTTCCCGTTCAGCCCGGAGATCTCGGTCTTCAAGGTGCTGGGCAAGATGTTCGCCCTGACGAACCTGGACGCGCGGCCCCTGACGGTCAACCTCAAGTGCGACCCCGAGGACGCGATCCGGCTGCGCGGCGAGCACGAGGGGCTGATCGTGCCGGGCTGGCACATGAACAAACGCCACTGGAACACCGTGACGGCCGACGCGGCACTCCCCGACCGCCTCGTGAAAGAGCTGGTCGAGGACTCGTACGACCTGGTCGTCGCCGGCCTGCCGAGGTCGGAGCGGCTGCGCCTGGACCGGCCGTGA